From Mya arenaria isolate MELC-2E11 chromosome 1, ASM2691426v1, a single genomic window includes:
- the LOC128241824 gene encoding 2-hydroxyacyl-CoA lyase 1-like gives MADEVVEGCDVFAKSLKNQGVEYVFGIVGIPVIELAMAMQKEGIKYIGMRNEQAASYAASAIGYMTGKPAGCLVVSGPGLVHAFAGMSNAMENCWPMIVIGGSSEREQDKMGAFQEYPQVECSRLYSKFSCQPSSIARIPFYVEKAYRNSIYGRPGPVYIDIPGNMVMAQVPEKTVRYVPQCPPPPRMCAAGVDVKRAIDLLSTAKSPLVIVGKGAAYGQCEAELKTLVEGCKLPFLPTPMGKGTLPDEHPLCVAPARSKALQDADVVLLLGARLNWILHFGAPPRFRPDVKIIQIDICPEEIGNNVPPAVGLVGDLKSVLGQFNEELSRRSPKFVFSSSSDWWKTLNEKLEKNRISVQNNSEDKTVPLNYYAAFDEVNKIIPRDAIVISEGANTMDISRTCIPNSLPRHRLDAGTFGTMGVGVGFAIAAAVYCRDYAPNKRVICIQGDSAFGFSGFEVETVCRYRLPIVFIIINNNGISKSFGEEVFNSLEETDRLLSHPPTVLSPNARYEKVLEAFGGNGYFVNTPEEIQKALKESMANKKQASMVNIMISTMADRRQQAFSWLDSVQPSKM, from the exons ATGGCAGACGAAGTAGTTGAGGGATGCGATGTTTTCgcaaaatctttgaaaaatcag GGTGTTGAGTATGTGTTTGGAATCGTTGGAATCCCGGTCATTGAGCTTGCTATGGCCATGCAAAAAGAAGGCATCAAGTATATTGGAATGAGGAATGAACAAGCT GCTTCTTATGCTGCCTCAGCCATTGGCTATATGACTggcaa ACCCGCAGGATGCCTAGTTGTGTCAGGACCAGGCCTTGTGCATGCATTTGCTGGAATGTCCAACGCCATGGAAAACTGCTG GCCGATGATAGTGATAGGTGGGTCCTCAGAGAGGGAACAGGACAAGATGGGTGCATTCCAAGAGTACCCTCAGGTGGAGTGTTCCAGACTATACAGCAAGTTTTCATGCCAACCCTCCAGTATTGCCAGAATTCCATTTTATGTTGAAAAG GCTTACAGAAACAGCATATATGGTAGACCAGGGCCAGTATACATTGACATTCCCGGGAACATGGTTATGGCTCAAGTGCCAGAGAAGACTGTACGCTACGTCCCACAATGTCCACCACCACCGAGGATGTGTGCTGCAGGCGTTGATGTAAAGAGAGCAATAGATTTGTTGTCAACTGCAAAAAGTCCTCTTGTCATTGTAGGGAAAG GAGCTGCGTATGGACAATGTGAAGCAGAGTTAAAGACCCTTGTTGAAGGGTGTAAGCTCCCTTTTCTTCCTACACCAATGGGAAAAGGAACCCTGCCAGATGAACATCCATTGTGTGTGGCTCCGGCCAGGTCAAA GGCTCTACAGGATGCGGATGTGGTGTTACTTCTAGGAGCCAGGCTCAACTGGATCCTGCATTTTGGGGCTCCCCCTAGGTTTAGACCAGATGTCAAGATCATACAG ATTGACATTTGCCCAGAAGAGATAGGAAACAATGTTCCCCCCGCAGTGGGTCTAGTCGGCGATCTGAAATCCGTTCTTGGACAG TTTAACGAGGAATTATCTAGGCGCTCCCCGAAATTTGTGTTCAGTTCAAGCTCTGATTGGTGGAAAACTCTGAACGAGAAACTTGAGAAGAATAGGATCAGTGTGCAGAACAACTCCGAGGACAAAACTGTGCCGCTCAACTACTATGCTGCATTTGATGAG GTGAACAAAATAATACCAAGGGATGCTATAGTCATCAGTGAAGGAGCCAACACAATGGACATCAGTAGAACCTGTATACCAAATTCACTCCCCAGGCACAG GCTGGATGCTGGCACATTCGGTACCATGGGTGTGGGAGTGGGGTTTGCCATCGCGGCTGCCGTGTACTGTAGGGACTATGCTCCAAACAAACGGGTGATTTGTATCCAAGGAGACAGCGCATTCGGGTTCTCTGGATTTGAGGTGGAAACAGTGTGCAG GTACCGATTGCCAatcgttttcatcatcatcaacaacaacggCATCAGTAAGAGCTTTGGTGAAGAGGTCTTCAACAGTCTGGAAGAAACTGACAGGCTTCTGAG TCATCCGCCTACAGTTTTATCACCCAATGCCCGGTATGAAAAAGTGCTAGAGGCATTTGGAGGCAACGGTTACTTTGTGAACACCCCGGAAGAAATTCAGAAAGCGTTGAAAGAATCCATGGCCAACAAGAAACAAGCTTCCATGGTTAACATCATGATAAGCACAATGGCTGATAGAAGGCAGCAG GCATTTTCCTGGCTCGATTCTGTGCAGCCAAGCAAGATGTGA